CAGCCTCAGGAATGTTTTTATCCGCCGAGCCGTATATGAACCAGGACGGCAGTTTTTTCCAGGCCGGTTCGCCAGACGCTTCCTTCAATGCAGCCTCGCTGATAGGTCGTTGTGTGGCGGCCATCAACGCAGACTCTGCCGCTGGAACATCGGCGGCAAATTGCTGGCCGAATTTGTCCTGCTGAATATAGAGATCCTTATTGCCGTCCTTCAGCTGCACCGGAGCGGCCAAGGTTGGACCAAGGGTTCCTCCCGGATAGCGACCGGACAGTTCGATGGCAGTTTCGCCTTTGTCCGGTGCAAAGGCCGCGACATACACAAGCGCCTTGACCTTCGGATTGTCGTGAACGGCATTGGTGATCACGGCGCCACCGTAGGAATGGCCAACGAGGACGACCGGACCGGCGGTATGCTCGACAATATCGGCGACATAATCAGAGTCCTGCTTGACGCCACGCAGCGGGTTAGCCGCAGCAATGACTGGATATCCCTGTTTCAGCAACTGAGCGGCAACACCATTCCAGCTGGACGATTCGGCGAATGCGCCATGCACCAGAACGACGGTGGGCTTGGCTGCGCCGGGTTCGACGGCAGCTGTGCTATGCACAGAGGTCAGTGCCAATGCCGCGGTGATGGTGACAGCCAAGAGCGATTTGATATTGAGCATGATCATTCCTTTTTCATTGATCGGAGACTACTGGAGAGCAACATTCAGATGTACCCGTCGTCATGTGCCGTCCTCGACGGGACATGACGACCGGGATTGGCTTATTTGCCCAGGAACGCCAACAGATCCTGGTTGAGACGATCCTTGTGAGTGTCCGTCAGACCGTGCGGTGCTCCCGGATACACGATCAATTCGGCGTTCTGCACAAGCTCGGCAGCCGCATGGGCTGAGGCGTCAATCGGGACGATCTGGTCATCGTCGCCATGCACGATCAGTGTCGGTACATCGAACGCGACCAAGTCGGTGCGAAAGTCCGTTGCCGAGAACGCCGCAATGCAGTCATAGGTGTTTTTGTGGCCTGCTTGCATGCCCTGCACCCAGAACGAATCGATCAGCCCCTGAGAAACGTTTGCCCCGTCACGGTTGAATCCGAAGAACGGACCGGCCGCGATGTCGCGGTACAGCTGCGAGCGGTTGGCTAGCGAGGCAGTGCGCAGGCCGTCGAAAACCTCGATCGGCAGGCCGCCCGGGTAGTCTTCGGTCTTCAGCATCATTGGCGGTACAGCGCTGATAAGTGCGGCTTTCTTCACTCGATCGGTACCGTGACGGCCGATGTAGCGTGCAACCTCTCCACCGCCCGTTGAAAAACCAACCAAGGTGACATCTTTAAGGTCCAGGGTGGTGATCACAGTGGCCAAGTCATCGGCATAGTGATCCATGTCGTTACCCTCCCACGGCTGGCTGGAACGGCCATGGCCGCGGCGGTCGTGGGCGATCACCCGATAGCCTTTGTCAGCCAGGAACAGCATCTGGGATTCCCAGCTATCCGAATTCAACGGCCAGCCATGGCTGAAGGTGACGACTTGTCCGTCTTTCGGGCCCCAGTCCTTGTAGTAGAGCTGTACCCCGTCCTGTGTGGTGATATAGCTGCCGGCCTGTACTTGATTGGCTGCCTGAGCGGCGTGGTTGCTATTGCTCATTGTCGCTTCCTTGTTTTCAGGCAATCGGAATGACTGCCGCTGAGAAATGTATTGAAGAAATATGTCGGACTGGAGAAGGCTGCTTCGTTTACTGCGGACTCTTCCTGTTGGGTAAATCAGGAGGCGCCCGCCTCTCGGTGCATCGACGCTTGCCTGGTTTGGCTGCGCTTGTTGGCTATGGCCAGCTTGCCCATCAGTCGAATCGCGACGGCGGCGCAGGTCATGCCGAAAGGCAGCACATACCAGTCGCTCATCGGGATGCGTTTGAAATTGGAGAAGGCGAATACGGCGGCGATGACCCACATGCCGGTAACGTGCAATGTCTTCCATGCCTTGGGTCCCAGCAGTCGGGCGGGCCCTTTGAATGACGTCAGTGCCATCAGCAGGATGAAGGCGTAGCCGGTTCCGCCCGGGATGTTGTTGGCAAAGGTGCGGGCTGGCCAGAACTCGGTATTGAGTTGCCCATAGGCATAGATCAGCACGGCATGGATCAAGTGGGAGAAAGCAAAGGCGAGGCCGATGAAGCGCCTCTCGCGCACCAGTGCCTTAGAGGCAGGCGAAGGCACCAGTACGGCAAAGGCCGACGCGGTGAACGCGATCAGAAACAATACGAAGGAGGAACGGGCGGTGGCGCGGATGGCGCTGCGCAGTCCCTCAACAAG
The sequence above is drawn from the Pseudomonas sp. FP2196 genome and encodes:
- a CDS encoding ferric reductase-like transmembrane domain-containing protein, giving the protein MNTQSYRPQGWQLFGLIAALVVAMSITAVAVQPDLVEGLRSAIRATARSSFVLFLIAFTASAFAVLVPSPASKALVRERRFIGLAFAFSHLIHAVLIYAYGQLNTEFWPARTFANNIPGGTGYAFILLMALTSFKGPARLLGPKAWKTLHVTGMWVIAAVFAFSNFKRIPMSDWYVLPFGMTCAAVAIRLMGKLAIANKRSQTRQASMHREAGAS
- a CDS encoding alpha/beta fold hydrolase — translated: MSNSNHAAQAANQVQAGSYITTQDGVQLYYKDWGPKDGQVVTFSHGWPLNSDSWESQMLFLADKGYRVIAHDRRGHGRSSQPWEGNDMDHYADDLATVITTLDLKDVTLVGFSTGGGEVARYIGRHGTDRVKKAALISAVPPMMLKTEDYPGGLPIEVFDGLRTASLANRSQLYRDIAAGPFFGFNRDGANVSQGLIDSFWVQGMQAGHKNTYDCIAAFSATDFRTDLVAFDVPTLIVHGDDDQIVPIDASAHAAAELVQNAELIVYPGAPHGLTDTHKDRLNQDLLAFLGK
- a CDS encoding alpha/beta fold hydrolase, with translation MLNIKSLLAVTITAALALTSVHSTAAVEPGAAKPTVVLVHGAFAESSSWNGVAAQLLKQGYPVIAAANPLRGVKQDSDYVADIVEHTAGPVVLVGHSYGGAVITNAVHDNPKVKALVYVAAFAPDKGETAIELSGRYPGGTLGPTLAAPVQLKDGNKDLYIQQDKFGQQFAADVPAAESALMAATQRPISEAALKEASGEPAWKKLPSWFIYGSADKNIPEAALKFMADRAGSKKTVTVQGASHVVMTSNPQKVTALIIEAAQASSAGSSR